The following are from one region of the Microcoleus sp. bin38.metabat.b11b12b14.051 genome:
- a CDS encoding AbrB/MazE/SpoVT family DNA-binding domain-containing protein — protein sequence MVATIAKWGNSLAIRIPQNLAKEINLAEGSEVKLVLIDGKLTIEPITRRRYSLDELIEAITPENVHTEIDTGVAVGNEIW from the coding sequence ATGGTTGCGACGATCGCAAAGTGGGGAAACAGTCTTGCTATTCGGATTCCACAAAATTTAGCTAAAGAGATTAATTTGGCTGAGGGTTCTGAAGTAAAGCTTGTCTTGATAGATGGCAAACTGACGATCGAACCTATAACTCGTCGGCGGTATTCGCTTGATGAACTAATCGAGGCAATAACGCCAGAGAATGTTCATACTGAGATTGATACTGGAGTTGCCGTAGGGAACGAAATTTGGTGA
- a CDS encoding ferrochelatase — MVASPEKIEFKTSAAPASNDRVAVLLMGYGEVESYDDFANYNEQALNLLTAKFAPVPNWIYPPLAKILAIFDLHEWSHQHGQFVSPHNAIFEQQRAGIEQNLQEKWGDKVKVFKAFNFCAPFLPEQVIPQIKAQGFDKILIYPLLVVDSVFTSGIAVEQVNNALAQTFDGKEHWVTGQRYIPSFYDEPAYIQLMADLVEEEIKNDLAVAHLPSQIGIVLMNHGCPHKAKGFTSGIVESQALYDRVRERLMYRYPLISVGWLNHDTPLIEWTQPDATLAAKNLIDLGATAIVFMPIGFATENHETLLDVDHIIEGLQKQRQGVTYRKLPCVNDHPEFLKMAAEWANPQIEALLSESAIAVNPNLVVRDHVHSHEAHGHSHGEHSHGDHGHSHGGHGHNH; from the coding sequence GTGGTTGCTTCTCCAGAAAAAATCGAGTTCAAAACATCTGCTGCACCTGCAAGTAACGATCGCGTTGCAGTCTTGCTGATGGGTTACGGCGAAGTCGAAAGCTACGACGATTTTGCCAACTACAACGAACAAGCTTTAAATTTACTGACTGCAAAGTTTGCGCCGGTACCGAATTGGATTTATCCGCCGCTAGCAAAGATTCTGGCAATTTTTGACTTGCACGAATGGAGTCACCAACACGGTCAATTCGTGTCGCCGCACAATGCAATTTTTGAACAGCAGCGCGCCGGGATTGAACAGAATTTGCAGGAAAAATGGGGTGATAAAGTAAAAGTGTTCAAAGCTTTTAACTTTTGCGCGCCGTTTTTGCCGGAACAAGTAATCCCGCAAATTAAAGCACAAGGATTTGACAAAATTCTGATTTATCCGCTGTTGGTTGTTGATTCTGTTTTCACCAGCGGGATTGCTGTGGAACAGGTAAACAATGCTTTAGCACAAACCTTTGATGGTAAAGAACATTGGGTAACAGGACAGCGCTACATTCCTTCTTTTTACGATGAACCGGCTTATATCCAGCTAATGGCGGATTTGGTTGAAGAAGAAATTAAGAACGATTTAGCAGTAGCGCATTTGCCTTCTCAGATTGGAATCGTGCTGATGAATCACGGTTGTCCGCACAAGGCGAAGGGCTTCACTTCGGGAATTGTGGAAAGTCAAGCTTTGTACGATCGCGTGCGGGAACGTTTGATGTATCGCTATCCTTTGATTTCGGTGGGCTGGCTGAACCACGATACACCGCTGATTGAATGGACACAGCCGGATGCGACGTTGGCTGCGAAGAATTTGATCGATTTGGGTGCAACTGCGATCGTATTTATGCCGATCGGATTTGCGACAGAAAATCACGAAACTTTGTTAGATGTTGACCACATTATTGAGGGTTTGCAGAAACAGCGTCAAGGAGTTACTTACCGCAAATTACCTTGTGTAAATGACCATCCTGAGTTCCTGAAAATGGCGGCTGAGTGGGCTAATCCTCAAATTGAAGCGTTGTTGAGTGAAAGTGCGATCGCGGTTAATCCGAATTTGGTTGTCCGCGATCATGTGCACTCTCATGAAGCGCACGGGCATTCTCATGGCGAGCATTCTCATGGGGATCATGGACATTCTCACGGCGGGCACGGACACAACCACTAA